In one Oscillospiraceae bacterium genomic region, the following are encoded:
- a CDS encoding ABC transporter ATP-binding protein translates to MEVLAVSGLCKAYPGFALRDVSFSLAPGKITGFIGRNGAGKTTTLKALLHFVHPDAGEIRFFGLDFNARETEIKGRLGFASGGAAWYPKKRLRAITAAARRCYPHWDEGAYRGYLERFSLDEGKTPAQLSDGMKVKYALALALSHRAELLLLDEPTSGLDPVSRAELQDIFRALAAEQGTAILFSTHITSDLEHCADEIIYLKQGKVVGCGPMGEFLAAQGGGSLEDVMLRVERGSVS, encoded by the coding sequence ATGGAGGTACTGGCGGTGTCCGGCCTGTGCAAGGCCTACCCCGGCTTTGCCCTGCGCGACGTGTCCTTCTCCCTGGCGCCGGGGAAAATCACGGGCTTTATCGGGCGCAACGGCGCCGGCAAGACCACCACCCTCAAGGCCCTGCTCCACTTCGTCCACCCGGACGCCGGGGAGATCCGCTTCTTCGGCCTGGACTTCAACGCCCGCGAGACGGAGATCAAGGGGCGGCTGGGCTTCGCCTCCGGCGGCGCGGCCTGGTACCCCAAAAAGCGGCTGCGCGCCATCACGGCCGCCGCCCGGCGGTGCTACCCCCACTGGGACGAGGGGGCCTACCGGGGGTACCTGGAGCGCTTCTCCCTGGACGAGGGCAAGACCCCGGCGCAGCTCTCCGACGGGATGAAGGTCAAATACGCCCTGGCGCTGGCCCTGTCCCACCGGGCGGAGCTGCTGCTCCTGGACGAGCCCACCAGCGGCCTGGACCCGGTGTCCCGGGCGGAGCTCCAGGACATCTTCCGCGCCCTGGCCGCCGAGCAGGGCACGGCCATCCTGTTTTCCACCCATATCACCTCAGATCTGGAGCACTGCGCCGACGAGATCATCTATCTCAAGCAGGGCAAGGTGGTGGGCTGCGGGCCCATGGGGGAATTCCTGGCCGCCCAGGGGGGCGGGAGCCTGGAGGACGTGATGCTGCGTGTGGAGAGGGGGAGCGTGTCATGA